From a single Polynucleobacter asymbioticus QLW-P1DMWA-1 genomic region:
- a CDS encoding aspartate carbamoyltransferase catalytic subunit: MSSENNAGANLVNQFNAAGELTHLLTLEGLPKEQILHILDTAQQFVSVTDPSREVKKVPLLRGKSVFNLFFENSTRTRTTFEIAAKRLSADVINLDISTSSTAKGESLLDTIDNLVAMQADIFVVRHSVSRAPIEIANHVPTHVHVVNAGDGSHQHPTQGLLDMYTMRHFKQNFKGLKVAIVGDIVHSRVAKSNIHALTTLGCEDIRVIGPESLLPSDLDMLGVKVYHSMEEGLKDVDVVMTLRIQKERMEAGQVPEGDAFFNQYGLTPTRLALAKSDAIVMHPGPMNRGVEIDSVVADGPQSVILNQVTFGIAVRMAVMSIVAGN; the protein is encoded by the coding sequence ACTCTAGAAGGACTACCAAAAGAGCAAATTTTGCATATTTTGGATACTGCCCAGCAGTTCGTCAGTGTTACTGATCCATCTCGTGAGGTTAAAAAAGTTCCCCTGCTGCGTGGAAAAAGTGTTTTTAATCTTTTTTTTGAAAACTCTACGCGCACTAGAACTACATTCGAGATTGCAGCAAAACGCTTATCGGCAGATGTGATTAATTTAGATATTTCTACATCCTCAACTGCGAAAGGTGAAAGTCTTCTCGACACGATTGATAACTTAGTAGCAATGCAGGCCGATATTTTTGTAGTGCGTCATAGTGTTTCGCGTGCGCCCATTGAAATTGCCAATCATGTACCTACTCATGTACACGTAGTGAATGCGGGCGATGGTAGTCATCAGCATCCAACACAGGGTTTGTTGGATATGTATACGATGCGCCACTTTAAGCAAAATTTCAAAGGCCTCAAAGTCGCTATCGTTGGTGATATTGTTCATAGCCGTGTTGCCAAGTCGAACATTCATGCCCTGACTACTTTAGGTTGTGAAGATATTCGTGTGATCGGTCCTGAAAGCTTGTTGCCAAGCGATCTCGACATGCTGGGGGTTAAGGTGTATCACAGCATGGAAGAAGGCTTAAAAGACGTAGACGTTGTGATGACGCTGCGTATTCAGAAGGAGCGCATGGAGGCAGGCCAAGTGCCCGAAGGGGATGCGTTCTTTAATCAATATGGATTGACACCGACGCGCTTAGCATTGGCAAAGTCTGATGCAATCGTGATGCATCCTGGCCCAATGAATCGTGGCGTAGAAATTGATTCCGTTGTTGCAGATGGACCTCAATCAGTCATCTTGAATCAGGTGACATTTGGCATTGCAGTTCGTATGGCAGTGATGTCAATCGTTGCTGGTAATTAA